The genomic stretch GTATAGTGAGTGGGTGGAATCTACTGTATGATAAAAATGCTACAAACACCACTTAGTTGCAGTCAATAAGaaatttacttgttttaaaaaaatccaaatgctgACATTGTCCAGAAAAATTTAACAGGTTtatttataacaattataaagTTGAACTGCTGAAACTTGTTCACTGAAACATTTTGACTTTCATTAATGCTTTATGTCCCcgcatttatattaaaaattcacacacaaatgaaaatggaaaaactgcCAATACCTGATTTCTGTCCCCTATTTTCCACTTGCAATCATATACTTAGGtaccttttgaccccatggaaaaaaaatatctaaCGTTCAGAACTACCAATAACAGgaagaagagaatttttttttttttttaaagaatgaaatgtttccCATCATAGTGGATTCTTAAGCACGTTCTCCACGTATGCGGCGTGCTAGCTGGATGTCTTTTGGCATAATTGTTACACGTTTGGCATGGATAGCACACAGGTTGGTGTCTTCAAAAAGGCCAACCAGATAGGCCTCACTTGCCTCCCGCAAAGCACCAATACCTGCACTCTGGAAGCGCAGATCTATTTTGAAGTCCTGAGCAATTTCCCGCACCAGACGCTGGAAGGGAAGTTTGCGAATCAGAAGTTCAGTGGACTTCTGATAACGTCTAATTTCACGGAGTGCCACAGTACATGGCCTGTAACGATGAGGTTTCTTCACCCCTCCAGTAGGGGGCGCACTCTTGTGAGCGGCTTTTGTAGCGAGTTGCTTCCTCGGTGCTTTACCACCGGTCGATTTGCGGGCAGTCTGCTTTGTACGAGCCATGGTATAGAGACCTCCTTACTTACCCCCCTTCTCCTTCGGCTGGAGCTCGGCGAGCTAGAGGCAGCGCTGGCGTTGGAGAGCGACGGTGGCGCGGCGGCGGGTGCGAACACAATTCTGTACAgaggcttttaattttaattaggtcccatttgtttatttttgcttttatttccattactctgggaggtgtgtcatagaggaccctactgtgatttatgtaaGGGAGCGCTTTGaatatgttctcctctaggaattttatactTTCTAGTCCTGCATttgaatctttaatccattttgagtttatttttgtatatggtgttagaaagtgttctagttgcattcttttacaagtggttgaccagttttcccagcaccacttgttaaagagattgtctttaagaatagggtttttttttaaagaaaggttatAGGctataaaatgaaagttaaaggagtaataaagaatcaaattttttaaaactctaaaaatgataatagtaaaaatatatctaggtatTTCTCTAGAGCTtcttgtgggcagtgtggggtcagttcggTGTCAGATAATCCCTTATTCTGGCCTGTACTTGTTCTCAAAAGGTCTATAGGTGCCTCTCAAGTGCACAGTCTCGGCattaactgcagggttttaatctgttgcacctgtcacttccagagtggttccccctttgtttattttggctccctctgtttgcaagtctcttccaTGTCTAATTTGTGCCCTGAtacaagggggcgaaggtggccacttatttaggctcacttgtttagttgtgttgtggggagggagggacactgcaaacaaacaccgctggcgtgtgtggggagtgcttgcagtggatggaccacactgggtttgccacaGCCCAAGGCAGCATGTGCTTCCTGGGTCTAGACCGATCAGtctccagggtgctctgcaagGGCATTGTCCCAAGTGGGCCCTGTGTTTTAttcacttcccaggtctaagccactcaggttctcaGGTGCTCCACAAGGCCACAGACCCAGAAGGGCTGtgagttttgtgcccttccctggTCCAACCCACTCAGGAGACTGGGTGCTTGGTGAGCACCCAGGTGGGCCATGAATTTTATGCACTTCCCCGGCCTGGCTGCTTGGTTTCCCAGGTGAGGGTACAGTTCCAGGTGTGCTGTGTgactcctctggggagctgatctcaggccgTGACACTCCTGGCAGATGTGAACtgcccaggatcccaggaagacacggttagcaactgggagcctgctcacagtttggtggaagctgcagtctctggggccaagactgcagcagccccttgccctctggctctggctgtcacacAGCTGCCTCTCTGGCTCTGGGGAGGGAAGGCCATAAACAGCAACGGGCTTGTTCTCCTTGTTCTCTAGGGCACAACCCTTTGTTCTGTAAGCATGCCAGGGGTCACCATATGGCATTAGAGCCTTTTGTAGgaaaggtcctttttttttttttttcttgtatcatTGGCAATCCCAAGGTTTGGGTTGTTATGTCGCATTAACTCCCTCAGATggtcctcagggcattcaagtCTGGTCCTTACCCTGGGGACTGATGAAtcagcccatgcctccctgcccaggccccacTCACTGCTGCCAGATGTGAACTTCTGAGCTGCCTCTCCACAAATATTTGTGGTTAGGCACGTATTCTATGggggtttttttttcagttatgttgccctctgagatccCAAAGCTCCCCACTGACGTGCCCATGAGAGGGTTTTCTGTTGTGTGTAAACTTCTCCTTCTTCaccactccctccccaggatgggtctctgTTCCTAAatcctttgtttctgtttttgtcttttatattttgtcctacctccttttgaaaagattgggctgcctttctgggtacctggtgtcctccaccagcgttcagaagttgttttgtagaagttgctcaacattcaaatgatcttttgatgaatttttggggaagaaagtggtctccctggcCTATTCTTCTGCCGCCTTGGGACCTCCCCCctcaaaaaattcataaaataaataatatttagatCTACATTCTCACCCCTGGGACAAAGGCACCTGAGCCATTCACATTCAgtcagtcttgtccaaccctttgtgaccccatggactgtagacccaaggctcctctgtccacgggattccccaggcaagaacactggagtgagttgccctttcctcctccaagggatcttcttcacccagggatcgaacctgcatctcctacacaataggcagattcttgaccactgagcaaCCTGTGAGCTCCTCAAAGCCACCAGAGGAGTAGTCCTATTGTACACTCCTGTCCAGTCCACCTTCCTGCTGCTTCCTACTATGGtgaggctttctttttttgtgtaaattatgttttattgaaAGTATCTTTCATTCATTGCAGATGCTTTCTGTGTTATGCCATGTGTTTTAACATTAaaggttaaattattttttacatgCAAGGAGTGTAAATAGTTTTCCCCACGTGGGATTACCGATTATAAGACGATGACACATCACATgggttgtgtgtttttaaattgaaTAGCTAGCTAACTGTCTTAACTATATTTCCTCCCAAGCCACGAACTGAATAGTAACTGAACAGATTCAAAGCTGAGAggattaaaaatgcaaaaacaagtCCTCAGATCCAGTTACCAGAGCCCTGCTACGTACTGGCTAATCAATACCAGGGAGATGGAAGATTCTAACACCACTTGGAGCATTTATCTCAAGTAagataaggctttttttttttttttggtaaatcatCATAATGAAGACCAGAACTTTGGTGCTTAGAAGAATAAAGACCAGAACTTTGGTGCTGAGAAGGTCAAAGTTAGATTCATTTTAAATGAGAACCATCTAATAAACTCAAtctttttgttacagcagcacccACAGTGAACAGAGGAACACAAATAGACTGGAAAAAGATGCTACTGACCAGTGAGAGGAGTAGGTTGTCTCTACTATGGAGCAAATCAGCAATGCCCTGGAGTGACCCTATCACTACTTTTAGTTCCTGTCTCTAGAGACCCAGGGGATGGATTTCAGCACCAACTTTAGTGATGGCACAGAGGATAGGAGAGAATTGCTGCCTCTGCCAGTACCCCTACCTCCCTAAATAGAGATGTACTACTTTTCTGGCTGGTCTTGACAATTAGGTCTGGCTCCACTTTCTTCACAAGTCCCTAGGCTAACCAGTACTGAAGTTTTCCAACAACAGGTCCTGAAAAATTGACGACTGTGCATGCTATGTACACATAACTATCGCTGTATGCTGTGTGTACTAGAAGACTGGAACTCATAGACTGGGTTCCCTCAGCCTCTGGCTGGTGGTTGGGTTTGGTCAACGGTAAGCAACTTCGTGAATtccaaggatgggggaggggagaggccaaAGTGTTTAATCCCTACCACAACCCTGAATTGTCATTATTGTCATCAGACCAAACTTGGGTCCATTCATCCACAGGCAGTCAAGCCAGTATACTAacaccaggttgtggtgaagCAAAATGCAGCATTTTTCCTAAAGGTTCCAATACAAGGATGACAAGTGCATCCTACTTTAAAACCCTGAATTCCCCAGAAGGTTGCAGCATAGCATTTTTAAAGGGCAAGAGAGCGAGGCATGTGTCAGGGCCTatgatcagcttgtgcacaattctctgCTTGGCTGGTGGTGATCAATTCTTAGGCGCCAGAAGGTCTAGGGGCTAGTGATCATGACCCtcaagtagttaatttcttccatttgattTTGGTGGGTTTAGCATCTGAAAAAACTCAGGAAATTTGCATCACATAGAATCATCTAGGTACTTCGGAGAGAAACTAACTTAAAGGATATGGGGGAGGGGTATCGCCCCATAGGGTCCTACTCAGTTCCACTGTGTCTCTCTCAGTGGCTGTGTCCCTCCACAATTGTGGCTGCTGGTGAGTGCCCCTTCCTCTATGAATCTGTAATGACAGAAACTAGATCGGTGGTTGATGAGAAGTGGGAAGCAGGAAAGGACAGGAGGAAGACATTACAAAGGGGCCTGAGAAGACCTGTGGGTGATGGATACATTCACTTGATTGTACTGATTGATAGTTTCAAGTGGGCATACATACTAAAATAGTTATTAaatcatatactttaaatatattccttaTATTGTGAGtcaattttacttcaataaaagtgtctaaaaaaataaaatgaacattctcTTTTATCTCATGCCATATGCACACATTTTTTGGCCAGACCAGGCAAATTCTCTCCTGTGTGCAGACAACTCCGGCGGGCCCACCTGCCTACTGTCTTGGCAGTCCTTTGCACCATGAGCGAGAAGTGCCCAGCCACCACTGCAGCAGGGCaggggaaaccaaaaattattttgaagtgtGTAACAGatcaaaatgtaaaactaaaaGAACTCAAAAACAAGGCAACTTTGTAACATGCACAGATTTCTTACATAGCATCAAAAACcatgaaccataaagaaaacactgataaatttcatcaaaatttgaaagaaaagtcaTCTTTGAAATACTTTGTGATACTTATCGGCAAGCCACAGAGTGGGAAAAAGTACTTTCAAAACATATATCCCTCAAATGCTTGATATCTAGAATATATCAATATAAAGCcctcttattgttgttgtttagttgctaagtcatgatcGATTCTTTTGCTAAcgcacagactatagcctgccaggctcctcgtccactagatttcccaggcaagaatactggagtgggttgccatgccttcctccagggaatcttcttgacccagggatcaaacccatgtctcctgcattggcaggcagattctttaccactgagcgaccagTGAAACCCATAAAGccctcttacaactcaataataagtaAACAAGCTAATTTGTTAAAGGAGTAAAAGATTTGAATGGATACCCTACAAGAAAATAGATACTGAATGGCAAACacgcacatgaaaagatactcagcatcattACTTGTAagggaaatgcaaaagaaatccaCAGTGAAATATCAGTACACGAGggcgggatgatttgagagaacagcattgaaacatgtttattaccatatgtaagggcttccctggtagttcagttggtaaagaatccacctgcaatgtaggagacctggtttgatttttgagtcaggaagatccactggagaagggataggctacccactccagtattcttgggcttcccttgtggctcagctggtaaagactctgcctgcaatgcgggagacctgggttcaatccctgggttgggaagatcccctggagaagggaaaggctacccactccagtaatctggcctggagaattccatggactgtatagtccagggggtcacaaagagtcggacacaactgagcaacttttcactTCAGacgggctggggagggaggtgggatggggttcagggttggggaacacatgtacacccgtggctgatgcATGTCCATGTAGGgtaaaagccaccacaatattgtaaagtaattagcctccaattaaaacaaattaatttttcaaaaaagaatcaaactgcCAAGGGTTGCTATTAAATGTATGTCAGTAGGTCAAGCCTACATTCAAGACTGCAATTGTCCAAGGGAGTGAATACCAAGCAGCTGGGATCACTGGGTGCAGTCTTAAAGGCGGATTACCATAAGTGAATTGCTCAGTGATTAGTGACATATCTATATAATAGAAaactacttagcaataaaaaggaattaaatatttacttgcaACAAcaaggatgaatctcaaaaataatatgcttatatgcacactactatatttaaaatgggtaagaaaacaaggacctacagtatagtacagagaattctgctcagtattatgtaacaacctaaatgggaaaagaatttggggaaaaaatacatgtgtgtgtataactgaatcactttgctgtacggcagaaactaacataatattgtaaatcaactatcagttcggttcagttgctcagtcatgtccgactctttgtgaccccatgaattgcagcacgccaggcctccctgtccatcaccaactcccagagttcactcagactcatgttcatcaagtcagtgatgccatccagccatttcatcctctgtcgttcccttctcctcctgcccccaatccctcccacgtcagagtcttttccaataagtcaactcttcacatgaggtgaccaaagtattggagtttcagctttagcatcagtccttccaatgaaccccccggactgatttcctttagaatggactggttggatctccttgcagtccaaggactctcaagagtcttctccaacaccacagttcaaaagcatcaattcttgggcgctcagccttcttcacagtccaactctcacatccatacatgaccactggaaaaaccatagccttgactagacggtttgttggcaaagtaatgtctctgctttttaatatgctatctaggttggacataacttttcttccaaggagtaagcgtcttttaattttatggctgcaatcaccatctgcagtgattttggagcctaaaaaataaagtctgacactgttttcactgtttccccatttatttcccatgaagtaatgggaccagatgccatgatcttcgttttctgaatgttgagctttaagccaactttttcactctcctctttcactttcatccagaggctttttagttcaaatgtaaaaagattaaaaaacaaaacaacaaaaaataatatgctTAGCACAGGAGGCTAGATttcatactgtataattccatttatgtgaaacaGGATAACAAATCTATAATAGCAAAAACAAATGTAGGATGACAGAAAACAGATCAAGGGTGGACTGGGCATGAAGAGAAGGCATTGTCTGTAGAAAGGAACTTTCTGCTGTGATGGAAATATTCGGTATCTTGATTGTGGCAATAGCTACACAGGGGAATGAATACTTTTAACAGAACTCATCAAAAGGTGTTCTTATTAGCATTGCATTTCATTGTATGTTAATTATGCCTCAAACACAGGAAAACTCTGAAAGGTGGAAGTAAGGACTCCATCAGGACCCTGGGGCTTAAGGAAAGGCCTGGCAGTGAACTCCCCGGGTGTTCTTTTGCCTCTCACATATCCCCAAAAGGGCACTGGAGGAGCCTGCAACCCAGAACCATCAACAAAGAAAAGCTCCAAGAAAAGCTGTTCCCCGTAACCAAGGGACTGGGAAAAGGTGGTCTAACAGAGCAGGGCACCTTTTTGACAATAGTCACCTTCCTCCAAGTCTCTTTTCTGCAGTTTCagcagggctgggtggggagcTGGTCTTCAATACCCGCTTCAACCTCCACATGAAAATAAGAGGGCAGGACTAATCAATCCTTTGCTTTTCTACCCATTGTCAGTAGCCAATTATTAATTAGTTTTtcgcttttatttttaaattaatttttattggagtatggttgctttacaatgttctgttagtttctcaccatacagcaaaatgaatcagctgtacatacaaatgttgctgttgtttagtccctaattcatgtccaactcttttgcaaccccatggactgtagcctgcctagctcctctgtccatgggatttcccaggcaa from Bubalus bubalis isolate 160015118507 breed Murrah chromosome X, NDDB_SH_1, whole genome shotgun sequence encodes the following:
- the LOC112582190 gene encoding histone H3.3A-like — its product is MARTKQTARKSTGGKAPRKQLATKAAHKSAPPTGGVKKPHRYRPCTVALREIRRYQKSTELLIRKLPFQRLVREIAQDFKIDLRFQSAGIGALREASEAYLVGLFEDTNLCAIHAKRVTIMPKDIQLARRIRGERA